The following are encoded in a window of Limibacter armeniacum genomic DNA:
- a CDS encoding SusD/RagB family nutrient-binding outer membrane lipoprotein, with protein sequence MEYNTLIKRYIGILLSLLLSMTACDSILGDNEDPLATTDDQIKERPEALFVGVLTSLSSDRVLGTNVFNRWSQHYVGASFSDEDNFNVPDFPQSVTWPVYYASVIKNTILGERAAASVNRRNVQAQYEIMRAYAFYHLTLMFEQVPFSEVMDFDGEDLNTRYPHYENQQEIFEGVIETLDAAMSRINTNDTDAIKEEDLLYNGNMVRWMQFANSLKIKTLMLLSGKDDSYHAALEAAFGQSYIDAIEEEAIFHYGSTLANANQFYKLHKQFADGQSQFFFASEPFVDMLLSQVDPRLWVFYDYGTDATSVIHTGMEPGSTAAFTITSVLSLNYISATSPDLWLTASEMYLLHAEAMLKGWINGDATQAHELYLEGIRMNFNRINSLEAVINNGETVGESRINSYLEDVPVLNFLSNDRAINAVYYQAYVERFNRGLDAWTFVRRTGFPDRPLPVNSALSDHITRLPYPADERSSNENIPEQPLLDDLMWFMPIE encoded by the coding sequence ATGGAGTACAACACTTTAATAAAACGATATATCGGGATACTGTTAAGCTTGTTGCTAAGCATGACTGCTTGTGACAGTATCTTGGGTGATAATGAAGATCCCCTGGCTACAACAGACGACCAGATCAAGGAACGACCTGAAGCACTGTTTGTAGGTGTATTGACATCCCTAAGTTCTGATAGGGTATTAGGTACCAATGTATTCAACCGTTGGTCACAGCATTATGTGGGGGCATCTTTTTCCGATGAGGATAATTTCAATGTTCCGGACTTTCCACAGTCTGTGACTTGGCCTGTTTATTATGCTTCCGTTATTAAGAATACAATTCTTGGGGAGCGGGCAGCAGCCAGTGTAAATAGAAGGAATGTACAGGCGCAGTATGAGATAATGAGGGCATATGCATTCTACCATTTGACATTGATGTTTGAGCAAGTGCCATTTTCAGAAGTAATGGATTTCGATGGAGAGGACTTGAACACCCGTTACCCACATTATGAAAATCAGCAGGAAATATTTGAAGGAGTTATAGAGACGTTGGATGCGGCAATGTCAAGAATTAATACCAATGATACTGATGCAATCAAGGAAGAAGACTTACTGTATAATGGTAATATGGTAAGGTGGATGCAGTTTGCAAACTCCTTGAAAATTAAAACACTGATGCTGCTTTCTGGAAAAGATGATTCATACCATGCGGCATTGGAGGCAGCTTTTGGTCAGTCTTATATCGATGCCATTGAGGAAGAAGCGATCTTTCATTATGGAAGCACCTTGGCAAATGCTAATCAGTTTTATAAGCTGCACAAGCAATTTGCAGATGGTCAAAGTCAATTCTTTTTTGCTTCAGAGCCTTTTGTAGACATGTTGCTTAGTCAGGTAGATCCTAGGCTATGGGTATTTTATGACTATGGTACAGATGCAACCTCTGTAATCCATACAGGGATGGAACCTGGCAGTACAGCAGCCTTTACAATTACCTCAGTTTTGAGCTTGAATTATATATCAGCAACCTCACCGGACCTTTGGTTGACAGCTTCTGAAATGTATTTGCTCCATGCGGAGGCAATGTTAAAAGGTTGGATAAATGGAGATGCAACTCAAGCACATGAATTGTATTTGGAAGGTATCAGGATGAATTTCAATAGGATTAATAGTCTTGAGGCTGTGATCAATAATGGGGAGACTGTTGGTGAATCCCGTATTAACTCATACTTGGAGGATGTGCCTGTGTTGAATTTCCTAAGTAATGATAGAGCGATCAATGCAGTTTACTATCAGGCATATGTAGAAAGGTTTAACAGAGGGCTGGATGCATGGACTTTTGTAAGGCGTACAGGTTTTCCTGATAGACCTTTACCCGTGAATTCAGCATTGAGTGACCACATTACAAGGTTACCATACCCAGCAGATGAACGAAGTTCTAACGAGAACATACCGGAGCAACCGTTATTGGACGACCTGATGTGGTTTATGCCAATAGAATAA
- a CDS encoding SusC/RagA family TonB-linked outer membrane protein encodes MKKSVLVVILLSCWLIAVHAQDRRITGTVTDINGPLPGVTVLMKGTQEGVVTGIDGKYTIPVSPTITHLVYSFIGYETIEREIGNQTVIDVQMAEDTQELDEVIVTANAIEREKRTLGYAVTSVKGEEFVKARSTNFVNSLSGKVPGVQVSQASGNLGGSSRIVIRGTSSLSGNNQPLFVVDGVPIGNSTLTTGSNIQGAFDAGNGAGEVNPADIESVTILKGASAAALYGSRAANGAVIITTKRGSKKAGPVVSFNSSSRFEQPLRLPDFQNEYAQGSEGKYDVNALNGWGPKIEGQIRPYYNYDLDINNVPTSDWPTEALTAYPDNVKDFYETGTLFINTVDVSNASEKGDFRIGFTSMNQTGIVPGADLNRYTLSVNVGQKVSKVLTTRVGLNYVKSDTRGSVAQGGNSPNVLTSIMNGIPRTVPLERLRLNADGTQNPISQFQNSPYWVAEKNGNDVSVDRIFGFLMADIQATDWLSFTARGGLDYRDDERFRKTATGTLGARDGSFMTDISNRQEVNFSLMAKVNKDVGTDFKVSAVLGQDFNIRKFTRDLNEAQGLLIPDVYTPGNAASNTPNRDISEKRLAGVYGDLSVTYKKFLTLNLTGRNDWSSTLPKENRSYFYPSANLSLIFTEALQIGNDILSYGKFRAGAAQVGSDTSPYQLQYYYRPRTSYFGQYGQSNNYPFLGQSTFAGSSVAPAQDLKPERQTSWEVGTELQFFDGRLGLDLTYYDIRTSDQIIAVPIPESTGLVAELMNAGEVRNNGFEILLSAKPLQVGEFSWDTQVNFSNNQFQVVSLEAGLERLQIASAFNGVSVQAEVGQPLQLYGVGFKKDPETGAILVDPETGRRLIGENQSFGSTSPDFLLGWQNSFQWKGISASFLIDWSQGGVMYSSTVASLRSSGVVEETIVNRGGLFVDQDAMIEREGTLYPNDIAITPQQFWSTYSSSDIAEGSVFDKTYIKFREVRVSYSLPQTLLVKTFIKKASIGIEGRNLAILYSTIPHIDPETSLFQASSDASGAVEMGSLPSTRSIGFNLQVTF; translated from the coding sequence ATGAAGAAGTCTGTACTTGTAGTCATACTTCTGTCTTGCTGGCTCATTGCTGTACATGCTCAAGACAGAAGGATTACGGGAACTGTAACTGACATTAATGGTCCACTTCCTGGTGTAACCGTTCTGATGAAAGGTACACAAGAAGGTGTTGTTACAGGTATTGATGGAAAATACACTATTCCCGTTTCCCCCACTATTACTCACCTTGTCTATAGTTTCATCGGCTATGAAACCATCGAAAGAGAAATCGGTAACCAAACGGTTATTGATGTGCAAATGGCTGAAGACACACAGGAGCTGGATGAAGTCATTGTAACAGCCAATGCTATTGAGCGTGAAAAACGTACTTTAGGATATGCTGTGACCTCTGTAAAGGGTGAGGAATTTGTAAAGGCCCGTTCCACCAACTTTGTAAACTCACTTTCTGGTAAGGTGCCAGGTGTACAGGTTTCACAAGCCAGTGGTAATCTTGGTGGTTCAAGTCGTATCGTTATCCGTGGTACAAGTTCCTTGAGTGGTAATAACCAACCATTGTTTGTAGTGGATGGGGTGCCAATTGGTAACTCTACCCTTACAACAGGTAGTAATATTCAAGGAGCCTTTGATGCTGGTAATGGAGCAGGAGAAGTCAACCCTGCCGACATCGAATCAGTGACAATCCTGAAAGGAGCTTCGGCAGCGGCACTTTATGGTTCCCGTGCAGCTAACGGTGCAGTAATTATTACCACCAAAAGAGGCTCTAAGAAGGCTGGTCCTGTCGTATCATTTAATTCCAGTTCCCGTTTTGAACAGCCCTTACGTCTTCCTGACTTCCAGAATGAATATGCACAAGGTTCAGAAGGAAAGTATGATGTTAATGCTTTGAATGGATGGGGTCCTAAGATAGAAGGACAAATTAGACCTTATTACAATTATGATTTGGATATCAATAATGTGCCTACCTCTGATTGGCCTACTGAAGCACTTACAGCCTATCCTGATAATGTAAAAGACTTTTATGAAACAGGGACGCTATTTATTAATACAGTAGATGTTTCCAATGCTTCAGAAAAAGGGGATTTCCGAATAGGGTTTACTTCTATGAATCAGACTGGTATAGTACCTGGGGCTGACCTTAACCGGTATACACTCTCTGTAAATGTAGGGCAGAAGGTTTCCAAGGTGTTGACTACCCGTGTTGGACTCAACTATGTCAAGTCAGATACAAGAGGCTCGGTAGCACAGGGTGGTAATAGCCCGAATGTCTTGACTTCTATTATGAATGGAATACCAAGAACTGTTCCCTTGGAAAGACTTAGGTTAAATGCTGATGGTACACAAAACCCAATAAGTCAATTCCAAAATAGCCCATATTGGGTCGCAGAGAAGAATGGTAATGATGTTTCAGTGGATAGGATATTTGGTTTCCTTATGGCGGACATTCAGGCTACAGACTGGTTAAGCTTTACAGCTAGAGGAGGTTTGGATTATCGTGATGATGAGCGGTTCCGTAAAACAGCAACCGGAACCTTAGGTGCTAGAGATGGTAGCTTTATGACTGATATTTCCAACAGGCAGGAAGTTAACTTCTCTCTGATGGCAAAGGTTAATAAGGATGTAGGTACAGACTTTAAGGTTTCAGCTGTGTTGGGACAGGATTTCAACATTCGAAAATTTACCCGAGACTTGAATGAGGCACAAGGGCTATTGATTCCAGATGTTTACACTCCGGGAAATGCTGCCAGCAATACACCCAATCGGGATATATCAGAAAAGCGATTGGCTGGTGTATATGGAGACCTTTCAGTGACCTATAAGAAGTTTTTAACCCTTAACCTGACAGGCAGGAATGACTGGTCTTCTACTTTGCCAAAAGAGAACAGGTCATATTTCTACCCATCTGCTAACTTATCACTCATTTTTACAGAGGCACTGCAAATCGGTAATGACATTCTTTCATACGGTAAGTTCAGGGCAGGTGCTGCACAGGTAGGTAGTGATACGTCTCCTTACCAGTTGCAGTATTATTACAGACCTAGAACATCGTACTTTGGACAGTACGGACAGAGTAATAATTATCCTTTCTTAGGTCAAAGCACCTTTGCAGGGTCCAGTGTGGCTCCTGCACAAGACTTGAAGCCTGAGCGTCAAACCTCATGGGAGGTGGGAACAGAACTACAATTTTTTGATGGTCGTCTCGGGTTAGATTTGACTTACTATGATATCCGTACCAGTGATCAAATTATAGCTGTTCCAATCCCAGAGTCGACTGGGTTGGTAGCAGAACTGATGAATGCCGGTGAGGTTCGTAATAATGGCTTTGAAATCCTGTTGTCGGCTAAGCCTCTTCAAGTAGGTGAGTTTTCTTGGGATACACAGGTAAACTTCTCCAATAACCAGTTTCAGGTAGTGTCTTTGGAAGCAGGGTTGGAGAGGTTACAGATAGCTTCAGCATTTAACGGGGTTTCTGTACAGGCAGAGGTCGGGCAGCCATTGCAGTTATATGGTGTAGGTTTTAAGAAAGACCCTGAGACAGGTGCAATTTTGGTTGATCCTGAAACAGGAAGACGACTGATTGGTGAAAACCAATCCTTCGGGTCTACGTCACCGGATTTTCTGTTAGGATGGCAAAACTCGTTTCAGTGGAAAGGTATCTCTGCCAGTTTCCTGATTGATTGGAGTCAGGGTGGCGTAATGTATTCAAGTACTGTAGCTTCCTTAAGAAGTAGTGGTGTGGTGGAAGAAACGATCGTGAATCGGGGAGGGTTGTTTGTTGATCAAGATGCAATGATTGAACGTGAAGGGACTTTATACCCTAACGATATAGCGATTACACCACAACAATTCTGGTCTACCTATTCGTCTAGTGATATTGCTGAAGGCAGTGTGTTTGACAAGACTTATATTAAATTCAGGGAAGTGAGAGTCAGTTACTCTTTGCCTCAAACACTGTTGGTTAAAACATTTATCAAAAAAGCCTCAATCGGTATAGAAGGACGTAACCTAGCCATTCTTTACAGTACCATACCACATATAGATCCGGAAACGAGCCTTTTCCAAGCCTCAAGTGACGCTTCTGGAGCAGTGGAGATGGGAAGCTTGCCATCAACACGCAGTATAGGGTTTAACCTTCAAGTGACTTTCTAG
- a CDS encoding Hsp20/alpha crystallin family protein: MRTKSYSNGFSPMFNLVNDVLSTASQAASKATQNQTIPVNVIEAEDSFKIEVVAPGQTKEQFKLELDENVLTVSSTVEETERSENEKVLRNEFVLRSFERAFKLPKNADGEQIAATYENGILSIHIPKMKEEKKKVEININ, from the coding sequence ATGAGAACTAAATCGTATAGCAACGGATTTTCCCCAATGTTCAATCTAGTAAACGATGTTTTAAGTACAGCTTCACAAGCTGCATCTAAAGCAACTCAAAATCAAACTATTCCTGTCAATGTAATAGAGGCTGAAGACAGCTTCAAAATTGAGGTGGTTGCTCCAGGACAAACTAAAGAGCAATTCAAACTGGAACTTGATGAGAATGTTCTGACAGTATCCTCTACAGTAGAAGAAACTGAGCGTTCTGAAAATGAAAAAGTGCTACGCAATGAATTTGTACTTCGTTCATTTGAAAGAGCCTTCAAACTACCTAAAAACGCAGATGGAGAGCAGATTGCTGCCACTTATGAAAATGGCATATTGAGCATCCATATTCCTAAAATGAAAGAAGAGAAAAAGAAAGTAGAAATTAACATTAACTAA
- a CDS encoding murein hydrolase activator EnvC family protein — translation MKRILLLILGGLLCLCTYGQERDQLEKQRSRTLQRIEAAGVALQEAQTETLTGMAKLKDIEGHIREREKLIGQLKEEQRYLEVDIHQAETQINEMELELHKLKEEYGEMIYIAYKTSSSYQKLGYLFASGTLEQLVSRINYLEHYKQARKEQIEEIKLKMDDLLAKKEELAQKEKAKEAVLAEQENQLGELEDLRTSESKLLAELRQKVVQVKADLEDNNKALRRLDGAITRAIQRQEAEVAAEKEALANMDFSAFKGKLEWPTKGFVSGKFGRHPHPVIEGESVENHGVVIRTTKGATVQAVQAGEVFAVTRVPDLNYVVMILHGDYLTVYANLEEVSVKVWQVVKPGEHLGEVAKSLEGSHELQFQIWRGDEKLNPESWLKQ, via the coding sequence ATGAAAAGAATTTTACTACTGATATTGGGAGGGCTATTATGTCTTTGTACTTATGGGCAAGAGCGTGATCAGCTTGAAAAGCAGCGTAGCCGTACGTTACAGCGTATTGAGGCAGCAGGTGTTGCTTTACAGGAAGCTCAGACAGAGACCTTGACAGGAATGGCAAAACTGAAGGATATAGAAGGGCATATCAGGGAGCGTGAAAAGTTAATCGGGCAACTGAAAGAAGAGCAACGATATCTGGAGGTAGATATTCACCAAGCTGAAACACAGATCAATGAAATGGAGCTGGAACTTCATAAGTTGAAAGAAGAGTACGGCGAGATGATCTACATTGCTTATAAAACCAGTAGCAGCTATCAGAAGTTAGGATACCTTTTTGCCAGTGGAACATTGGAGCAGTTAGTTTCTAGAATCAACTATTTGGAGCATTACAAGCAAGCACGTAAGGAGCAGATCGAGGAAATAAAGCTGAAGATGGATGACCTGTTGGCGAAGAAGGAAGAATTGGCTCAAAAAGAAAAAGCCAAGGAAGCTGTTTTAGCTGAACAGGAAAATCAATTAGGTGAGTTGGAAGACCTGAGAACCTCGGAAAGCAAACTGTTGGCAGAGCTGCGTCAGAAAGTGGTTCAGGTAAAAGCAGATTTGGAAGACAATAACAAAGCTTTGAGAAGGTTGGATGGAGCCATTACTCGTGCTATACAACGTCAGGAAGCCGAGGTGGCAGCAGAAAAAGAGGCATTAGCCAATATGGACTTCTCTGCATTTAAAGGTAAACTGGAATGGCCTACAAAGGGGTTTGTGTCAGGAAAGTTCGGTAGGCACCCACATCCGGTTATTGAAGGTGAGAGCGTAGAAAATCACGGAGTCGTTATTCGTACCACTAAAGGAGCTACTGTACAAGCGGTACAGGCAGGTGAAGTATTTGCAGTGACCCGTGTGCCTGACTTGAATTATGTTGTGATGATCCTGCATGGAGATTACCTAACTGTATATGCCAATTTGGAAGAGGTAAGTGTGAAGGTTTGGCAAGTGGTGAAACCAGGAGAGCACTTGGGGGAAGTAGCAAAAAGTTTAGAAGGAAGTCATGAACTTCAGTTCCAGATTTGGCGAGGTGATGAAAAGCTAAATCCAGAAAGTTGGTTAAAACAATAA
- the hisB gene encoding bifunctional histidinol-phosphatase/imidazoleglycerol-phosphate dehydratase HisB — MKKVLFIDRDGTIIREPEDFQIDSFEKLSFLPHAISQLKKIVQELDYELVMVTNQDGLGTDSFPEDTFWPVHNLMLDVLKNEGISFHEILIDRSFEQDNAPTRKPRTGMLTHYMESNEYDLSQSYVIGDRKTDIELAINLGARAVFISDDTDKRAELTTTDWHEIYTFLKGKKQQTQGRAAHIHRKTHETDIDVSIDLDGSGKSELNTGIGFFDHMLHQIARHAKIDLTIAVNGDLHIDEHHTIEDLALTLGDAFQQALGDKRGIERYGFSILPMDETLAQVALDFSGRPWLMWNADFKREKVGGMPTEMFMHFFKSFSDTAKCNLNIQVQGDNEHHMIEAIFKSFAKAIRMAIHKDPDNDEIPSTKGVL; from the coding sequence ATGAAAAAAGTGCTTTTTATTGACCGGGACGGTACTATTATCCGTGAACCGGAAGACTTTCAAATCGACTCGTTTGAAAAGCTATCGTTTCTTCCTCATGCAATCTCCCAGCTGAAAAAGATTGTACAAGAACTAGACTACGAACTTGTAATGGTAACCAATCAGGATGGCCTAGGTACAGACTCATTTCCTGAAGACACTTTTTGGCCTGTACATAACCTGATGTTAGATGTTCTGAAAAATGAAGGAATCTCTTTTCACGAAATTCTGATTGACCGTAGCTTTGAGCAAGATAACGCTCCTACCAGAAAACCTCGTACGGGGATGCTGACACATTACATGGAAAGTAACGAGTATGATCTTTCCCAATCATATGTAATAGGTGATCGAAAAACAGACATTGAGCTTGCCATAAACCTTGGAGCTAGAGCTGTTTTCATCAGTGATGATACAGATAAGCGTGCTGAGCTTACCACAACGGATTGGCATGAGATTTATACCTTCCTTAAAGGCAAGAAGCAACAGACTCAAGGTCGTGCAGCACATATTCACAGAAAAACACATGAAACAGATATTGACGTTTCAATTGATCTGGATGGTAGTGGAAAATCTGAACTGAATACAGGTATTGGATTCTTTGACCATATGTTGCATCAGATTGCACGTCATGCAAAAATCGACCTCACTATCGCGGTTAACGGAGATTTACACATTGACGAGCACCATACCATTGAAGACTTGGCGCTGACTTTGGGAGATGCTTTCCAGCAAGCCCTAGGAGACAAGAGAGGCATTGAAAGGTATGGGTTTTCCATCTTACCAATGGATGAGACATTGGCACAAGTAGCATTAGACTTTTCGGGAAGACCTTGGCTTATGTGGAATGCTGACTTCAAAAGGGAAAAAGTAGGTGGTATGCCAACCGAAATGTTTATGCACTTCTTCAAGTCGTTTTCCGATACGGCCAAATGTAACCTTAACATACAAGTTCAGGGAGACAATGAACACCATATGATTGAAGCTATATTCAAGTCATTTGCCAAAGCAATTCGTATGGCAATTCATAAAGATCCTGATAATGATGAAATTCCAAGCACAAAAGGAGTACTGTAA
- a CDS encoding DUF2911 domain-containing protein, whose product MNKFSLLITLLLGICISGYAQELKHKPRKSPTGLTTFKEDSTYIKVTYGRPKMRTDYDHKFGVSVPYGKLWRMGDDDATEMTVTQPITFGGEKLEPGIYSIFAIPEEEKWTVIVNKDVGMWGSYKYDKEQDLFRVERPVLKSPYVFQEFSIFLQEAEFGCNMVIIWDRTSIMIPIEIN is encoded by the coding sequence ATGAATAAGTTTTCACTGTTGATAACGCTGCTGTTGGGTATCTGCATAAGTGGGTATGCACAGGAGTTAAAGCATAAGCCAAGAAAAAGTCCTACTGGACTCACTACCTTCAAAGAAGACAGTACTTATATCAAAGTGACTTACGGTCGTCCTAAGATGCGCACTGATTATGATCACAAATTTGGTGTGAGTGTACCATACGGTAAACTTTGGAGAATGGGCGATGATGATGCTACCGAAATGACAGTTACACAACCTATTACTTTTGGCGGTGAAAAACTTGAGCCTGGCATTTATTCAATCTTCGCCATTCCGGAGGAAGAAAAGTGGACCGTAATTGTCAACAAGGATGTTGGTATGTGGGGCAGTTATAAGTATGACAAGGAACAGGATCTTTTTAGAGTTGAGCGCCCTGTGCTAAAGTCACCTTACGTCTTTCAAGAATTTAGTATTTTCTTGCAAGAAGCTGAGTTTGGATGCAATATGGTAATCATCTGGGATAGGACTTCAATCATGATTCCTATTGAGATTAACTGA
- a CDS encoding isocitrate dehydrogenase kinase/phosphatase-domain containing protein, producing the protein MSVFTLPSYNIVFKIIKDHFDPPKEMTKERVKEQYKLVSRHDRVGRMADTHEFEHFVFSKDRFSEELLTELLHVAPSIVDIEGDKVIIRHLYTERRMIPLNLYLETASPENAREAIGEYGNAIKQLAAANIFPGDMLLKNFGVTRHRRVVFYDYDEICFLTDCNFRHLPIARNDEDEYAAEFSVGPNDIFPEEFKRFLIGKPEVRNIFFELHSDLFTVKFWVGLQKQLRKGKVVDVFPYRRKKRFRRKTGIAKDL; encoded by the coding sequence ATGAGTGTATTCACATTACCATCCTACAATATTGTATTCAAGATTATCAAGGACCATTTTGATCCTCCAAAGGAAATGACCAAAGAGAGGGTAAAAGAGCAGTATAAGCTGGTTTCGAGACATGACAGGGTAGGACGAATGGCAGATACGCATGAGTTTGAACATTTTGTGTTCAGCAAAGACAGGTTCTCTGAAGAGTTATTGACAGAGTTGTTACATGTGGCTCCCTCAATTGTAGATATTGAAGGGGATAAGGTAATCATCAGGCATTTGTATACAGAAAGGAGAATGATTCCTCTCAACTTGTATCTTGAGACTGCTTCTCCAGAAAATGCAAGAGAAGCGATAGGGGAGTATGGGAATGCAATCAAGCAACTAGCTGCTGCGAATATCTTTCCTGGAGATATGTTGCTGAAAAACTTTGGTGTTACACGTCACAGGAGGGTAGTGTTCTATGACTATGATGAAATATGCTTTCTGACAGACTGCAATTTCCGTCACCTGCCGATTGCTAGAAATGATGAAGATGAATATGCCGCAGAGTTTTCAGTAGGTCCGAATGATATATTTCCTGAAGAGTTTAAACGGTTCCTGATCGGAAAGCCAGAAGTAAGGAATATTTTCTTTGAGTTGCATAGTGACTTGTTTACGGTCAAGTTTTGGGTGGGTTTGCAGAAACAACTTCGGAAAGGGAAGGTAGTGGATGTATTTCCTTACAGAAGGAAAAAGCGTTTTAGAAGAAAGACAGGAATTGCGAAAGACTTATAA
- a CDS encoding isocitrate dehydrogenase kinase/phosphatase AceK regulatory subunit: MEKKVAQHILNGFDEYFATFLEMTRKAKGRFEAADWQGAQRALEKRLLMRKKIVKRVKREIVEQVGEQVRQVSFWQQVKVFYTIMISDYCNNDIAETFFNSVFCKIFHHTQINNDLIFVSPAQQYNYVQIHEPIHNTFYLSESPEKLAKEILLSYDFSIPYENLDLDVHLIGNAMRRHLLPRMEGGQLSIEMLKSVFYRNKGAYLVGRAVCGNKTLPFLLPVLNNEHHALYVDTLIIEPNEVSVIFSFTRSYFMVDTPVPSLVVQFLKTIIKEKSISEIYNSIGFNKHGKTEFYRDFLAHLDNSVDKFVIALVSREW, from the coding sequence GTGGAAAAAAAAGTAGCCCAACACATTTTGAATGGCTTTGACGAGTACTTTGCCACTTTCCTCGAAATGACCCGTAAAGCAAAAGGCAGGTTTGAGGCTGCTGACTGGCAAGGAGCTCAACGTGCTTTAGAAAAACGCTTGCTAATGCGTAAAAAGATAGTCAAACGTGTGAAGCGGGAGATTGTAGAGCAAGTAGGAGAGCAAGTCAGGCAAGTAAGTTTCTGGCAGCAGGTCAAGGTGTTTTACACAATCATGATTAGTGATTATTGTAATAATGATATTGCGGAGACATTTTTTAACTCTGTTTTCTGCAAGATTTTTCATCATACTCAGATCAACAATGACTTAATATTTGTCTCGCCTGCCCAACAGTATAATTATGTACAGATCCACGAACCTATACATAACACATTTTACCTGAGTGAGTCGCCTGAAAAACTGGCTAAAGAGATACTCCTGAGTTATGATTTCAGTATTCCATATGAAAATCTGGATTTAGATGTTCATCTGATAGGAAATGCCATGAGGCGTCATTTGCTTCCTAGAATGGAAGGTGGGCAGCTGAGTATAGAAATGCTGAAGTCTGTTTTTTACCGAAACAAAGGGGCTTATTTGGTAGGTAGGGCTGTTTGTGGAAATAAAACATTACCATTCTTATTGCCTGTTTTAAATAACGAGCACCATGCTCTTTATGTAGATACACTGATTATTGAACCCAATGAGGTCAGTGTGATATTCAGTTTTACCCGTTCTTACTTTATGGTAGATACACCTGTACCTTCATTGGTTGTACAGTTTCTCAAAACCATTATCAAGGAGAAGAGCATTTCAGAGATTTACAACTCGATTGGGTTTAATAAGCATGGAAAAACAGAGTTTTATAGAGATTTTTTAGCGCATCTTGATAACTCTGTTGATAAGTTTGTGATTGCCCTGGTATCAAGGGAATGGTGA